ggatgaCAGAATTGTTTTGACTTACTGGCCTGTTTGCAAGTCTGCAATATGAAAGTAGCTGCCCTTTTGATCTCCTCATTTGTGTCGTCCGTGAGTAAAGTTATGATCACCGGTAAAcctccacactgcagcagctggagctggtgtTCCTCTGTACATCCACACAAGAACACAGTTGTAAAAAGATATGCAGAAAGTGTGCTGTAATCATATGCAAAAGAAAATAGTCACCTCCACCACGCCATTCAACTTTTAACCTTCAAGACGAAAGACTTTAAACatacaaaacagaaaattgaCTTGAAGTCTCACCAGAGACTGCAGTGCAGGAGCCAAGGCTCAGCAGAACAGAGAGCCTGTCTTCAGGGTCCAGGTGTGGGCTCTCCAACAGAGACAAAAGCTGTGACACCACGCCGTACTGAGCCACACATGAAGCAAGAATACCTGCCGAGTAAAAATATGAGTTCGTTTTTGCACGAGGCCTGTTTGATCTGGCTGTATTTGCTTCGAGAGCAGTACGCACAGTTATCTGTGATACAAGCTGACAGCGTTTTGGATATCATTGCAGACAGTTGACAAGACAGCAGGCTCGACTGTGCAGCGGAGGCAACACGAGTCAGTGCACGAGTGAGAGTTTCCAAACCCCCGCAAGCAGAGAAACTTTCCTGAACACATgctgaaaaaaaagcatgaacattttttgtttgactGTTCATTTAGATGTTttataaatgttgaaaaaaaatcataatatcAAGTTAACACACATTCTGCTTCTTTCACTTACAGTTGTTGGAAACTGCCATTGCTATGAAGGAGCATAGAGGCTGAAAAATCTCAGTGTGGGGCAAGTCAATCTGCTGAAGCCAGATTTTTATCTCaggaaacacagcaacacaaacacgcTGACCATCCTCTGCAATACACAAAGAGAAGGCATTAAACACAATCTGATAAAGCCCTCACTTTAAGTATAATCCTACATGGAGAACCTGACTGCATGATGAGGAGATGGGGAGTTCTGCATATCCTAAAACAAATACACAGTTGACGGTACCATTTTGAGGATTGTTGATACATCCACAGAGGGCACAAGACGCAGACTGCCAAAGCTGGTGCACTTCAGCAGCATTAGCTGCGTGTGACGCAGCACCTGCAGATAGGGGGAAAGTGGTCCTGCAAGAATATCAAGTGATTATAAAAGGTGTAAACACAGGCGCTCAGTGTTTTTAACTGGACAGTCGTAATCCAATATACCTGAACAGGTCCAGTAAGACAGCTAGGCATCCAGTGGTTTGGGCTAAAGTCTGCCCTgcttctgcagaaacacacaccgcaCCAAAAACAGCACTCTCAGAGGTCAGAAATATATTTTCTACAAGCTGAACTTTGTTTCACATAgaagaaatacacagaaaatgCCTTCATGGCTCAATATCAACAATACAAATAACACTTGACAATATATGAAAAATATGCACATAAATGGAAGAACCAACCAACAGTTGATACTCTTCATATAGATAGGAAAAAGAAGTCTCAGTCTTACTGTTGTTGGCtaccaacacaaacagcaagaaGACAGACACTCTCTTGTGTGTCAGACGGACATCTTGTTTCCTCAAACAATCAGCGAGGTCTGCAAATGTCTCCTTTTTGCACAGATAATTCTTGCAATACACTgcgagatggagagaaaaacagcgTATAGTCAACATAGGAAACTGTACTGGAATTGTTTTTTTAGACAGTAATACTGCAACATTCAGCACATATTACTATTGAAAGATATATAGAAACTCTCtcaaacagacacacatttaACATCTAAACTTGCCACATTCTAAATTCTCCTAAGTGAAATGTTCTACCTGAGAACCTAAAACCACACATATAATCAAAACGTGATGGAAAAGTTACCAAACCTCCCATGCCTACCATTGGCCTCTGCCAGTGCACCCAGTGTGCCCAGTGCAGTCTCCTGAACACCTGGATGGACTATGCTTGATTTGGAGAGGTTGTACAAAAATGCCACACCTCCCATTTCTCTCAGCAGATccatgttttcctctgaagtgaaaaaacaaacaaacatatggAACAGGTAGTttgcaaaacatgaaaaaatgaaGCATCACTCAGTGATTACTATATAATCATGAGCCAAATGTCAATCAACCTGATTAATAATATCTAATAcctttgttttcacaaatgGAACGAATGGTATAGAGAGCCTGTTTCTGCAAGTCAGGGCGTTTCATCTGACACTTGAGACATTTCAGCAGCAAACTGAGATCTGTCTCTGTGGCTGAAATGGACACAATTATATAAATTCAATTACATCCAAATTCTTGATTGTTTAtgcagagttaaagaaacttcAAATATGTAGGTAGAGGGGGAAATACTTACAATAGCGACTGTTTCTGCTAACCACCGTCTTCTCCATGTTCACTGTTAAAATGGTTGTCTGACACCTACTAATATTTGGAATGGTTCAGTTGGATAAGTAATTCGCAGGACAAAGTTAGCTAATCTTCAACACCGGTGTTGATAAATGCTACGTTCaaagctagcattagctacCTGTAGCTGACTGAGCCACTTGTCGAggtaaatgaaatgtaaattgcTACTGTTGTCACCAACTTTACCACTAAACCACTGGTTATAAAATatagataaaaaagaaaaaaaatatttcaatttattCTTTGAGtttcaagagcattttaataGTATTTTGATCATTTTGCCAGTTTATGAAAGccaatcaggaaaaaaacactacGTGCGTACGTAGGACTACAAACGTACGTCAATCGTGACGTCACACGTAACTTTACGTCGCCGATATGTCTGTTGCTCCTTGACCCGAAGAGACCCTGTCGTAATTTTGCAAAGTTTGTACGTATTCGACCAAGTGTTTGTACAAAGGATTTACTTTATGCACAGCTTATGTGTTCTTTGGGGTGTTAATCTGCAGCGCGGGTTCtgggctaatgctaatgttaaactgtaaattCTGAACCGATTACGGCGCTAGCCGTCAAGCTAACGGTAAACGCTCTCTCGGTGCAAAGTCGCAAGATTACAGCTATATCGCCATGTAGATTTACTTAATAGTTTCTGCAATACTCTGCCCTGCAAGACTTTATCATCCAGGTCGATATTTGTGCACGTCGTTAGTCGTTTGCAGGCCAATTCCTCCTGGATGGTTTCTAATAGCATGTTGATACTCTGTCTTACTCTTTATGTTTCATTTAGAACTCTTGGGTACTAAGTTGCACAACACCACATCGACAGCGTTGCTTTTAGAGATGTATGGACGTGTGTACGCCACCATACTTCAAAGAGCCTCCAACCACACACTGCCACTTTATGCAACAGCCACGTCCCA
Above is a window of Salarias fasciatus chromosome 7, fSalaFa1.1, whole genome shotgun sequence DNA encoding:
- the terb1 gene encoding telomere repeats-binding bouquet formation protein 1, which translates into the protein MEKTVVSRNTTETDLSLLLKCLKCQMKRPDLQKQALYTIRSICENKEENMDLLREMGGVAFLYNLSKSSIVHPGVQETALGTLGALAEANVYCKNYLCKKETFADLADCLRKQDVRLTHKRVSVFLLFVLVANNKAGQTLAQTTGCLAVLLDLFRTTFPLSAGAASHAANAAEVHQLWQSASCALCGCINNPQNEDGQRVCVAVFPEIKIWLQQIDLPHTEIFQPLCSFIAMAVSNNSCVQESFSACGGLETLTRALTRVASAAQSSLLSCQLSAMISKTLSACITDNCILASCVAQYGVVSQLLSLLESPHLDPEDRLSVLLSLGSCTAVSEEHQLQLLQCGGLPVIITLLTDDTNEEIKRAATFILQTCKQATMCLGERHRPAGGAENADSPTHLEDFWNSAAELLHKIDRLKRNGTSAEGQSHLAVKKINPGKSQTNLEDVSCSASRGAGARVSSHVRSLESGSEPQTENSHFYECPQPENCKNSREIKRTAELQDSETVEEVLVEGNSVSHIRCAGCVLPFEEVTSRNFASILSSCCHRCDMHKVLQEATERFRVQHCKLLFRNERQYDNLDGRGPDKRPSATGLQRDCEKWSTVTLTPLRRRAKEETSVPYNRAGPSLTPMKRQHLPADRSAVTDRERRRSGKPKLDNQQTTDSDYCDTRRRRRNFTCEEVHYLLSGARRYGGSWTSCGHTHFSPDAPTSIWP